A portion of the Syntrophaceae bacterium genome contains these proteins:
- the purD gene encoding phosphoribosylamine--glycine ligase, whose amino-acid sequence MPGVLLVGNGAREHAIAEAIMRSRHDPKLFSYMKTNNPGIAALSAKFLVGPYEDLPALMAFAKANGCEFAVVGPEDPLNLGAVDALLAAGIPAVGPKKGLSRLETSKSFTRDLLRKYGIPGNPRYETFTSIAGIESFLKDLPGIVVKPDGLTGGKGVKVQGDHFQTREEAFEYCKEVLREHPAVVIEEKLEGEEFSLQCITDGKTVVATPPVQDHKRRFVGDRGPNTGGMGSYSDADHSLPFMRPEDAAEGLAITQRVAEAIHRETGDYYKGIMYGGFMITRDGVRLVEYNARFGDPEAMNILPLLKTDFVEICRAVVSGTLDRLAVEFERKATVCKYIVPKGYGLPKDHPDAKSTSAKIDVGDVGDARLYYASVDKRVDGLYMTSSRAIGVVGIAESLDEAERIAESAISAVKGPVDHRPDIGTRALIQRRIDHMKNIRG is encoded by the coding sequence ATGCCGGGTGTGCTGCTGGTCGGAAACGGGGCCCGGGAGCATGCCATCGCCGAGGCGATCATGCGCTCCCGCCATGACCCGAAACTCTTTTCCTACATGAAGACAAACAACCCCGGGATCGCCGCCCTGTCCGCGAAGTTCCTCGTCGGGCCCTACGAGGACCTGCCGGCTCTCATGGCCTTCGCCAAGGCCAACGGCTGCGAGTTCGCCGTCGTCGGGCCCGAAGACCCCCTGAATCTCGGGGCCGTCGACGCGCTCCTCGCCGCCGGGATTCCCGCCGTGGGCCCCAAGAAAGGGCTTTCGCGTCTCGAGACATCGAAGTCCTTCACGCGGGACCTGCTGCGGAAATACGGCATCCCCGGCAACCCCCGCTACGAGACGTTCACGTCCATTGCCGGGATCGAGTCGTTCCTGAAAGACCTCCCGGGCATCGTCGTGAAGCCCGACGGGCTGACCGGCGGCAAGGGCGTGAAGGTCCAGGGCGATCACTTCCAGACGAGGGAAGAGGCCTTCGAGTACTGCAAGGAGGTCCTTCGGGAGCACCCCGCCGTGGTGATCGAGGAAAAGCTCGAGGGCGAGGAGTTCTCCCTGCAGTGCATCACCGACGGGAAGACCGTCGTGGCCACCCCACCCGTGCAGGACCACAAGCGGCGCTTCGTCGGCGACAGGGGCCCCAACACGGGCGGCATGGGCTCCTACTCCGACGCCGACCACAGTCTGCCGTTCATGCGGCCCGAGGACGCGGCAGAGGGGCTTGCCATCACGCAAAGGGTGGCCGAGGCCATCCACAGGGAGACGGGCGACTACTACAAGGGCATCATGTACGGCGGCTTCATGATCACCCGCGACGGCGTGCGGCTCGTGGAATACAATGCCCGATTCGGGGACCCCGAGGCGATGAACATCCTGCCGCTTCTGAAGACCGACTTCGTCGAGATCTGCCGGGCCGTCGTGAGCGGCACGCTCGACCGTCTCGCCGTCGAGTTCGAGAGAAAGGCCACCGTGTGCAAGTACATCGTGCCGAAGGGCTACGGCCTGCCCAAGGACCACCCCGACGCAAAGTCGACGTCGGCGAAGATCGACGTGGGCGACGTGGGCGACGCGAGGCTCTACTACGCATCGGTCGACAAGCGGGTCGACGGGCTCTACATGACCTCCTCGAGGGCCATCGGCGTCGTCGGCATCGCCGAGAGCCTCGACGAGGCCGAAAGGATCGCCGAGAGCGCCATCTCGGCCGTGAAGGGCCCCGTCGATCACCGGCCCGACATCGGCACGAGGGCGCTCATCCAGAGACGCATCGACCACATGAAGAACATACGGGGGTGA